A segment of the Babylonia areolata isolate BAREFJ2019XMU chromosome 7, ASM4173473v1, whole genome shotgun sequence genome:
CCGATTTGGttgatattcttaatttgcattGGCACACGTGTAAGCACACCGCGAGGACACCGCGTTTGTTGATGTTGGAAGTGCGCTTCCTTTGTCAGTTTTTCAATAGTTGGATAGTGTTTGGAAGTTTGATTCATTGACACATCATGCAGGCTTTTACTTTTGAATTCTATATTATGTCTTTAGTGATTTTATCGAAGTATCACGCAGTTGCTTCCAGTGTGGAAGCAGAGAATAATTTTGCAGCGCAAGAGCAGACGACAGGATCAAAACCGAAAAAAGATGATGTGCTGGAGAAAAAGAAGCAAGACGAAGCTCAAGCGGAAAGATTTGAATTCAAGGGGAAAATCTCTCCTTTTGAACAGTGTATCCTTTACTATTTATTGCATATTGAGTTTGCATCATTGATCATAAAAGGCAATAGATgtttagtagtagtggtagtgtatGAAGTGGCATTTGACAGCCTATAtataggcctcacggccttttttttaatttttttattttttattttttttatttaatgacCCGTTCACTATCGGTCACCTTTTGTTTGTGGGATATACATGTTTACTTTTGCATGTACTGTAATTCACTTGTCAAAGtcagtaatttttttcttttaaactgaagTTCATGTCAAGGaaatttttgaacacattagtattttgtgcaagtttagtttcgatatgtagtgcattccatatttatGCAGTGAGCAGTGCTCTTTACAAACTTTCATAaatgaatttcttgtactctcaatCTCATAATCAGACATTATAAAAATATTATTTGCATTGACTTCATCATAGCAATTTTACATTAAATCCCTCCTTAGCCTTCAACCCTTTAAtaaatgcagatttaagtatataaatCTCTGTTGATAGCttatagatttgcattcttttaataacttagttgctcttctttgtaccctttctatagctatagattgtctcttgaggtatgggtgccacaaaATATTACCATATTCTGCTTGTGATCTAACCGAtgctttatagtttaaaaaatatatctctgtctgaataggtaaatgttctcttaattattcctatcatctggttggctttatttattatattctgtatatcaCTATATCTATATCAAATGATAGTTTATTATCGAAAGTTATGCCAAGGTCTTTTTCACTTTGGCATTTCTCAttgtcctgtgtggtgtcttctattatcatatggtatttgttttctggattttttttccccatgtgcattactttacattTGTGTGGGAAGTTGACGATTCTGGTACCTCCATGGTCCACAGAGCGAGTTATAATGTAAACAAGCGGTGTGGCTGCTGTGCAACTGGCTCTGCTTGGCTGGTTGTGCATGGGATGCGTTCAACCGCATCAAATGTCTCTTAGAACCGCACTCCAAAAaaatgtcagtgctgtgttgctgtcttccGACATACCctttaataaaatataaaaaagtaaaaataaataaaaagaaaaaaagaagggatatGTCGTACTCTTGGCAGGGTTTTTCTTGGGGGAAAAAATGAGATTCGTATTTTATTGGAGCAGTAgaccccccagccccagcccacCCTGCTAGGGAGATGCAGTACTGAACCAGGACATCTTGGATAACAACTCGAGAAAAACTGTGTCAGTTGGAGCAGAATATAAAGTTTTCTTTAACATAGTTAAATTGAATTATAGTAAGTGAACTTGTATATAGTTAAGTAAATATAGCTGAGGAAATTTGAGCTtaatacaaaaagaaatgaacTCATAGACTAATCAAGCCATCTGCAAAAGTTCCTGCAACGTATCTTCCAGATTCCAGATAAACTGTCACATGTAACACATTTACCTTATGTTTACAAGAGTATTGAAGTGGAACAGAATGAGGAAATCATAATTGATATTGATAAAGAGGCACTGCACTTTTCTCATTGTCTGATCTCCAGTCAGAAAAATCTGGCAGTTATTGTAGCAGTCACTGATGTTAAACCTCAGCTGAGACAGCTTTAGTTGTCAGTCATTGGTCCTACTTGAGCAAGTTGACCTGACTAAACTGAAAGACAGGAGAGCTGCAGCAAGAAAAATGATGTCAAGCAAAAAGCATCAGTTGGAAGTTCCTGTATGAATTAAttcaagagtgaaaaaaaaaaatgtgaagagtAAAATGAATACGATGAAATATTGATCACTGATATTTTAAGGATAATAATTGTAATGATAAACGGGGGTTAGAGGCCTTCATCAACCTCAACAAAATGACCTTGTCCCAAAACTATGAAAATTCTTCTCTAAGAGTTATGTGCTGCTGGAGGGAATTAATGCAATTTTTTAAGGTTTTCAGTTgactataaatgtgtgtgtgtgggcataggTGCACGCCACTTGCcagtagggaaggaaggaaaagagggtgTATGAACAGGAAAGGGGGACTGAGTGGGCTATTGTAATTTGTGTTTTTTGCCAATCTTATTGACACTACTGACATTTGATGGGGTAAATGATCAGAACTTGGCTTATGTGAACCTCATTGGGCCATATGGCATATATCAGATTTTAAATTATTTTAATTATTCTTGTATATGTTTTTAGTTCAATAGttgtttatatttaaaaaaaataattttcctTCTCtgccttattcatttatttgttttgtttctatatGAGTTTACTTGCTGTAGAAATACTTCCACTGATCCAGTTATATTGACTGCTCAGATATTAAGACAGGTCAAGCATTATGCAATAtataacagacacacatttcttcttctgcgttcgtgggctgcatctcccatgttcacttgtatgtacacgagtgggcttttacgtgtgtgactgtttttaccctgctatgaaggcagccatactccgctttcagggatgtgcatgctgggtatgttcttgtttccataacccaccaaacgccgacatggattacaggatctttaatgtgcgtatttgattttctgcttgcgtatacacacgaaggggttccgacactagcaggtctgcttataagttgacctgggagatcggaaaaatctccaccctttacccaccaggagccatcACAGAGATtcaaatccgggaccctcagattgaaagtccaacgctttaaccacttggctaggGCGTCCACCAGACAATCATTTGATTTTCTTGGTGTAATAGCAGACAAGTTTGAATGTTAGAACTATTTGTCTAGTGATTATGATGACCGGTAGTGATAGTTATTTTGGAGAGAAGACAATAGTGAACTGATACGTTCTCCTCATTACCTTGCATAGTTTATCCTTGATGCCTTTCAAGATAAAAAGCTATTCAGTGAACACCGGGCCACCCAGCTGAATGCTGTGAAGGCGATGCAGAAGTTTGGCAACCCAGAGGCGCAGTTTAAATTGGTTGACCTCATGCTCAAGCAGCTGTTCAAGGTTTGATTCAGCTATTTGTTCCAAGCATGTAACTATTCACAATttccaaattattttttttttcttgaaaatatgtgtgtgtgtgtgtgtgtgtgtatatatctatatatatatatatatgtttgcttCCTACCACCCCCAtgcccaccctccaccaccccaaaccCTCTAATTACCCTCCCCGCACACTACTCCTCTCCTCATTGACACCCACCCATGTACTAATTGTACCCACTGGGTTTGTTTCTCTCCTCTGCCTGTTATTCAGTTGAGGTCTCTCATcactctttcttctgtttctcttcctACTTCCCTATCTTCTCgcccttttcttcctctttctttttcctgtgtctGGTTCACCTtgcctttttaaaaaatctatttatttatttatttttatttattttttttgctgccccatcatctcaaccgtttcagtggcattactcccacaccgctcatttagattcccccatgcacggccacacccgggttcgtccgtcgcagtttcagcgttggcagtccacagggaaccatcgatgttaggtcaccaggaggccatcTTGCCTTCTTTATCAatggttactctgtgtgtgtatgtatctatcatTTGTATCAGATCAGCAATAATTTACAGAGTGTCTTGTCAGTATATATAACTATTCAAATTATGAATGAAGTGTACACCAGGAAGAGAGATAACATTTTTAAAACGTCttaaaacaaatattgttttaAGTGGAATAAGTTTTTCTTTgagcactttttgtttgtttgtttgcttctttttttaagtaaagggttgttgatgttttgttgtgggatggggatgggggattgtCACCCTAAAGAAGGCAACAAGGAGACTAAGACTAAAAGTGCTTGTTTCTTCTATTTATAGTTCCTTTTGGTAAAGTTACGTCTgttgttaatggatgaggatgaattatttattaatgtttATTGTCTGTGCTTATtagccttttgtttttttctctttgttcttttgacataactcttattgtttgtatggtatatctaaaaaatgtatgtatacaatgtttcgatgcccccagggggcacatgaaataaactttttgccttgccttgccatggaAAAGTTTGAATCAATCATAATAGCACTAAATGATGAAACTGTTGGCTAATTTCCAGAATCTGGAGGATGCCAGACAGAACCTGACCATGTGGGGGTTCCTGCCTGGAGATGAGTTTCCCAAAAATGAAACCATCAGAGAGAGTGAGTCCAAGTGTCCCTTTCAGAGCGTTGAACCTATATTACTTGATTAACATTAGCATCCTCAATGAAAAAAGGGATTGAGAACTGAAGGAAGACTTATTATTttacgttttattttatttcatttttgtgtgtgtagaataATGCCCAGTTGTGGTTGGCTTAGGCTTAGTGCATTTACTTTAAAAGACTTTGTTTTCAATACTTTATAGTGAATTTGGTCTGTTATTGCATCTTTTTAACTTTTGAATCTTAGTTATTTACTTTCAGAATGATGAAGGAAATAAAAAAGATGTTCCTCTTGATGAACGCCTGGATTATCGAATAGTTTAAAGAAGATGAAATATAATCCATGATATAGACTTATaggtattgcattttattgctctttgtcacaacagatttttctcgaTACAAAATTTTGGCTGCTTtccacagggagagggagactacGGTgtagtgccaccctttttttctgccttcaagtGCAATTTGTTTTTCAATCAAACTGGAACATCTGTTAGGGTGCtttttatggatctgtccgctgATTTTAATACTATTCAACATCATATTTTAGTGAGGAAACTGATAGACCTGGATGTAACAGCTGACTTTTATGAATACGACAGTTTTTATGTGATCGGCCACagcgtgtttgtctgaatgtcagttctgGCTGGTCCATAATGTCTGAAAATATCACTGTGAATACTGGAGTTCCTCAGGGTTGTGTTTTATCCCCTTTGCTTTTCTCCCTCTATATAAATGACATCAGGTGCTCAGACCTTTTTCTCAGTCTTGTAAAATATGCTGACCACATGGCTTTAGTAGGTCTTTTAAATTAAAAGACGAGTTTTCAATTTCACAATTTTTTAGAAATTAGTGTCATAAACTCTTTCTTAAAGGATAACTTTCTTGGACTGAACatggagaaaataaaagaacttattttaggcagtggcagtgaaaaggacacacacacacaaaatccagtcataatagatcagaaacaagtggaaatagtggacagttttaGATATCTGGGGACTAAAgttgatcacagtctcacattcagtgaacatgttgatgCCACTGCCAGGAAAGCACACCAGAGACTCTTTTTACTGCAaaaattaagaagttttaatgttagtccacacatacttGAACTGGTGTTTAGAAGTCTGAcagaaagtgtcatggctttcagtattgactattgtggcctggtttggtaatctgactgtgaagttaaagacaaaattaggacgggttgtaaacctggccagcaaaatcaaaaccaagccccagcaacaactgatCACCCTATACCAATCCACTCTTAccagaaaagcactccaaatttttaatgattccactcatccacttaactctgtctttcagaaacttccttctggtagacgatgtaaaatccctcttgcaaagaagaatgtgtacaaaaaatcttTTGCCccgtctgctgttgctgtgataaatatttcgctcaaataatgtttttattccattgcctgtgatttgtttattgttaagATGACAGTTGgctttcttccctatatgtatgcatgcatgcgtgtaaagaaggaagtgaggggaggggaagtgTTATTGGGGAAgaggggatgtatgtgtgtgtgtgtgtgtctgtgtctgtatgtgtgtgtgtgtgtgtgtgcgcgcgcgcgtgtgctcagTGTAATTGTTTTGCCACAGAGGGGCGTGAAAggggttttacatgcttttagtcttggtggcagttttgacctttcaactgtgatttcatgtcttAAAGTtaaatttgtcttttttttttcatatgatgaTTGATGTCTGCATAGCTGTAAGGGAAGTGTGTATAGGTTATCTGTCTATcttcatttcatttgtgtcttaaatgttatatttttcttactggatattttccttttatatcactgaaatgtttcactttatcttaaaatgtaattttgttttcttacctgaatgttttctgTTTACATGATAATTCATATGTacgttgtgatcaaggaagggtgtgccgcttgctcattcgtttttcggttttatttgtcGATGAggatttgtctttttaaatgttataattatcttactgaatattctcctttttataatgattgaaatgtACACATACGTgccgcg
Coding sequences within it:
- the LOC143283682 gene encoding coiled-coil domain-containing protein 134-like; its protein translation is MQAFTFEFYIMSLVILSKYHAVASSVEAENNFAAQEQTTGSKPKKDDVLEKKKQDEAQAERFEFKGKISPFEQYKKLFSEHRATQLNAVKAMQKFGNPEAQFKLVDLMLKQLFKNLEDARQNLTMWGFLPGDEFPKNETIRESMSKVLENTALFGDMLLRLPKAVHEFYDRSREWQILMGWAFTFSNQSGVFEGPHDMLLSLMGQEAGLIPKSPNYINPFLASEEEEKQKVPVEVMPKKEKQKKAKKIPRGPRMSRTDL